The DNA segment TATGAGGAGCATCGCGAGGTCGAATCGATTCGGCGAATCGATATCGAGGACGCTACCCAGATCGATGGTGACGTCGGGATTCAGCACGCGCATTTTATCTAGATGATCGGATTTTTTCAGGCGATCGGAGTTATCAGCTAACGCGAGTCGAATTGAGCCGACGCCGGCGCCGACGAGATATGCGAGCGGTTGTTCAATATCGTGCAGTTCGCCGGCGAGCAGCATTTTGGCGCCGAGCAGGCGCTCCTGGGCGCGCCCGCCGATGCCAGGAACGATTATCTGGCGGCTGTAGCGTTCGATTTGCGCGTCAGTCAGGGGCATCGTGGGATTGCAATTCGGCCCGCGCGGGGCGCGCGCCGCTACTCGATGACGTTCTTTTCAATCGGCTCGACGGTGACACCAGTGTCGCGCAGCCAGGTGAGCGCGCGCTCGATTTGATCGCTGCTGCCTTCGAACTCGACGGCGACCAGGCCCATCTCCTCGGACACGCTCGCGCCGCGGATATTGAAAATCAGGTCGAACTTTTTCACGAGGTGATAAAGGATCGGCTCCTTGATCAGGGCGCGCGGATAACTCAGGTAGTAACGTTCGTGAATTCGGTCCATTAGTCAGTCACTTTTCCCAGATAGTCACTTGAATAGTCACTTGTTGCGCTTGAGGCGCCACTCCTGCCATCCGATCCACAAGTTGGTGGAGAGATACTTGTCGCCGAAATCGCTAAACACGGTGACGATTGTGCCGTGGCGGATCGAGTTGGCGAGCTTGATCGCGGCGACCATCGCCGCGCCCGACGATTGTCCGACCAGCAGGCCTTCGGTCTCGGCGAGGCGGTAGACCATCTCGTAGGCGTCTTCGGTGCTGACCGGGATTTTCCCGTCGAGCTGATTTTCGTGATAGATGCCCGGCACGATCGACGACGCCATGTGCTTGAGGCCCTCGAGGCCGTGGAACGGATCGTCGGGCTCGACCGCGATCACCTGGACGTTGCGATTCTGCGTTTTCAGGAATCGGCCGACGCCCATCACGGTGCCGCCGGTGCCGATCGCCGCGAGGAAGTGCGTGACCTCGCCGCGCGTCTGGCGCCAGATTTCGGGGCCAGTGGTTTTGAAGTGGGCGAGCGAGTTCGCCTCGTTGTTGTACTGATCGGGCTTGAAGAAGCGATCGGGATTTTGCTCGAGCATCTGGCGGCACATGATAATCGCGCCGTCGGAACCTTCCTGCGGATCGGAATAGTGGATGGC comes from the Candidatus Binatus sp. genome and includes:
- a CDS encoding NIL domain-containing protein translates to MDRIHERYYLSYPRALIKEPILYHLVKKFDLIFNIRGASVSEEMGLVAVEFEGSSDQIERALTWLRDTGVTVEPIEKNVIE
- a CDS encoding PLP-dependent cysteine synthase family protein; amino-acid sequence: MATTSQSFPRLPADARPSGGSTRAGVEVAPIARAQSVLDLVGNTPILEIRRLTEGLIPRGVRIFAKLEGFNPGGSVKDRPAKNMLEVGIAEGKLKPGKVILESTSGNTGIALAMLGATLGYPVELVMASNVSRERKKIIQAFGAAIHYSDPQEGSDGAIIMCRQMLEQNPDRFFKPDQYNNEANSLAHFKTTGPEIWRQTRGEVTHFLAAIGTGGTVMGVGRFLKTQNRNVQVIAVEPDDPFHGLEGLKHMASSIVPGIYHENQLDGKIPVSTEDAYEMVYRLAETEGLLVGQSSGAAMVAAIKLANSIRHGTIVTVFSDFGDKYLSTNLWIGWQEWRLKRNK